The genomic segment GACCCCGGCCCAGACCAAGAACGTCGTCACGAGCGCACCCGCACCCGGCGCACCAAAGCGGTCGCCAGGTGTGCGGCGAGCAACCCGAGCGCGATGCTGGTGACGGTGTAGGCCAGCGCCAGCAGCCAGTGCCCGTGTTCGAGCATCTTCAGCGTCTCGACTAGCATGGTCGAAAAAGTCGTTAAGCCGCCGCATAATCCGGTGCCCAGCAGCGGTCGTCGATAACTCGACAGCGGCAATCGTTCCAGCAGGCGGGTGGTGAAGTAACCCACCAGGAAGGCGCCAACGATGTTGACGACGAACGTCGGCCACGGCCACGTCGACGGGTCAGGATGAGCAAGAGTGCTGAGCGCCGCGCGGGCGACCGAGCCCACCGCTCCGCCGGCAAAAACCGCGCCCAACTCGCGATAGTCAGGTCGTGCCACCGGTTGGTTCCCTTTCGTTTGCCAATGCGCTACGCAGCGTAGAGCGACGTGCGCGTCCGACACGGGCACAATCTGTAGACATGGCCAACCCGCGAGCCGGTCAGCCGGCCCAGCCCGAAGACCTCGTCGACCTATCCCATTTAGTCACGGCGTACTACACCATCCAACCCGACCCCGACGACGTGGCGCAGCAGGTGGCCTTTGGGACGTCGGGTCACCGTGGCTCGGCCCTGGGTGGCGCGTTCAACGAGGCCCATATCTTGGCGATCACCCAGGCGATCGTCGAGTACCGGGCAGCGCACGGCACCACCGGTCCGTTGTTCATCGGCCGCGACACCCACGGCCTCTCCGAACCGGCGTGGGCGTCGGCGCTCGAGGTGCTGGCCGCCAACGACGTGGTCGCCATGATCGACTCGGCCGACCGCTACACGCCGACTCCCGCGGTCAGCCACGCCATCCTCAGCTACAACCGCGGCCGCTCCGATGCGCTGGCCGACGGGATCGTTGTGACGCCGTCGCACAACCCACCGTATGACGGGGGTTTCAAGTACAACCCACCCAACGGCGGCCCGGCGGATACCGATGCGACGAACGCAATTGCCAAGCGCGCCAACGAGATTCTTAGCAGCGGCGAGGGAGTCAAGCGGGTACCGCTAGCGCGCGCACTGCCGACCACCCAGCGCCACGACTATATGGACGCCTACGTCGCCGACCTGCCGAACGTGGTCGATCTCGACGTTATTCGTAAGGCGGGCATACGGATTGGGGCGGACCCGCTGGGCGGGGCCAGCGTGGATTACTGGGCCGCCATCGCCGAACGGCACAATCTCGACCTGACCGTGGTCAATCCGCTCGTCGACGCGACGTGGCGGTTCATGACGCTTGACCACGACGGCAAGATCCGGATGGACTGCAGTTCCCCGAATGCGATGGCCGGGCTGATCGCCAACCGGGACCGCTACCAGATCGCCACCGGAAATGACGCCGACTCGGACCGCCACGGCATCGTCACTCCCGACGCGGGGCTGATGAACCCCAACCACTATCTGGCCGCGGCCATCGACTACCTCTACACCCATCGGCCGTCCTGGCCGGCGGGCATCGCGGTCGGCAAGACCGCGGTCAGCTCGTCGATCATCGACCGGGTGGTCGCCGGCATCGAACGCAAACTCGTCGAAGTACCGGTCGGATTCAAGTGGTTCGTCGACGGCCTGATCGGCGGGACCATCGGCTTCGGCGGCGAGGAGTCGGCGGGGGCGTCGTTCCTGCGGCGCGACGGATCGGTGTGGACCACCGACAAGGACGGCATCACCCTGGCGCTGTTGGCTTCCGAGATCCTGGCCGTCACCGGATCCACGCCGTCGCAGCGGTACCAAGAGCTGGCCGACAAGTACGGCACTCCGTACTACGCGCGGGTCGACGCTCCCGCTGACCGCGAGCAAAAAGCCCAGCTTTCCAAGCTCTCGCCAGACCAGGTGACCGCGACGGAGTTGGCCGGAGAGCCGATCATCGCCAAGCTGACCACTGCGCCCGGCAATGGCGCCGCACTGGGCGGACTGAAAGTGACGACGGCCAATGCGTGGTTTGCTGCGCGGCCTTCGGGCACCGAGGACGTCTACAAAATCTACGCGGAGTCCTTCAACGGGCCCGAGCATTTGAGCCAGGTGCAAGAAAGTGCGCGCGAGGTAGTTAATAAAGTCATTGGGTGACCTTTACCCTCTGTCGTGTCCGCGCAGGGGGGCGCGGATCACGTTCTGTTCAGCTGCCGCGCGAAGTCTGGATTCTCAGCTGGGCGAATATCATGATCGCGCTGGGCTACGGCGTGGTTTCACCGGCGCTACCGACCTTCGCGCGAACTTTCGGGGTCAGCATCAACGCGGTGACTTTCCTGGTCACCGTGTTTTCGTTGAGTCGGCTGTGTTTCGCACCGGTAAGCGGGTTACTGGCACAGCGGTTGGGTGAGCGGCGCGTCTATATAGGCGGTTTGCTGATCGTGGCATTTTCCACCGCCGCGTGTGCCTATTCCCAGGCGTATTGGCAACTGCTGCTCTGCCGTGCCCTCAGCGGCATCGGGTCGACAATGTTTTATGTCTCGGCGCTGGGTTTGATGATCCACATCAGCCCGGCCGATGCGCGCGGGCGGATCGCGGGCCTGTTCACCACCTCGTTCATGATCGGGGCCGTCGGTGGGCCGGCGGTCGGCGGCCTGGCGGCGGGCTGGGGGCTGACGGCTCCGTTTGTCGTGTACGGCGTTGCATTACTAGGTGTGGCGGTGGTGCTGTTCTACAGCCTGCGGAACTCGGCGCTGGCCGCGCCCCCGCCCCCGACCCGATCGACGGTGACGATGCGAGAGGCGCTGCGGGTTCGCGCGTATCGGTCGGCCCTGCTGTCCAATTTCGCGACGGGCTGGTCGGCATTTGGGCTGCGCATCGCGCTGGTCCCGCTGTTCCTCTCGGACGTGATGCACTGCAGCGTCGGTGTCATCGGCTGGACGCTCGCCGCGTTCGCGGGCGGTAATGCGCTGGCCGTCGTACCCAGCGGCTACCTGTCGGACCGGATGGGACGGCGCACGCTGTTGATCATCGGCCTGACGACGTCCGGGGTGGCGACCGTGTGGCTCGGCCTGGTGTCGTCACTGCCGGCGTTCATGGTCGCGGCGTTTGTCAGCGGCGCGACGACGGGCATCTTCATGTCGCCGTTGCAGGCCGCGGTCGCCGACATCCTGGGCAGTGAGGCCCGCGCGGGCCTTCCCGTGGCTGCGGTGCAGATGGTGACGGATCTGGGCGCGATCGTCGGGTCTATGGCGGTTGGCTGGGTCGCCGAGCAGCTGAACTACGGGTGGGGCTTCACGATCAGCGGAATTGTGTTGGTGATCGCGGCCTTCGGTTGGGTGGTGTCGCCGGAAACGCGACCGGTGCTGGATCTCTTGCCGGCTGAGCCCGAGCTTGATGCTGCCTGACCAGCAACTTTGATGGACAGTGGCCAGTGGTGTAGCTTCGATTGGCACGACTTGGGGCTATGGCGCAGTTGGTAGCGCACCACACTGGCAGTGTGGGGGTCAGGGGTTCGAATCCCCTTAGCTCCACCAGTGTGATGAGTCGAGTCATCGGTGACAGATGAGTCGGGTCATGGGTTACAGATTCCCCGGCCATCGGCCGGGGTTTTTGTTTTGGTTGCGCCAGTAGTTTGCGGCGGGGTCGATGTGGTGGCTGCTGAGGACTCGGTGCTGGCTTTTGCTGATGACCGTGACGGTGTTGGTGGTCACCAAGATGAGCACGGCGATGCCGGCGTGGGTGCGGCCGATGCCCAGGTGGTGCAGGTGGCTGCCGTGGCGCAGGGTGAGTTTGCCGAATTGGTCGACGGTGTCGTGGCGGATGCGGAAGTGTCCGGTGGGACTGTGCGGTGGGCTGGCTTTGGGGCGAGCGGTGTAGGCCTGGGCGGGAGTGGTGGCCGCGGGTAAGGCGCGGTGCGTGCGTTGGGTGTTGTAGATGACGGTGAAGTCGTCGAGCAGGGTTTGCATGGCGGCTACGGTGGCTGGCCGGGGTCGAGGGGCTAGCCAGCGTTTGAGGGTTTGGTGGAAGCGTTCGATTTTGCCTTGGGTTTGGGGATGTCCGGGGTGACCGTTTTTCTGGGTGATGCCCAGGCTGGCCAGGAGGCGTTCGAAGTCGTTGTAGCCGTGGGTGAATCGTGAGGTGTAAACCGATCCGTTGTCGGTCAAGGTGGAGGCCGGCAGACCATAGTGTGTGGCGGTGGTGGTGAAGCTGGCCACGACGTCGGAGCCACCCACGCGCCGATAAGCGGTGGTCGCCAGCAGAAATCGGGAGTGATCATCGAGCCAGTTGAGGATTTCCACACCACTGCCATCGGCCAGGCTCCAATGGGTGAAATCCGATTGCCAGCATTCGTTGGGCTGCTCAGCGGCAAAGCGGTGATAGGAGCTTTTGGGGCGTTTACGCGGCGCCGGGACGATCAGGCCATGGTGATGCAGGATGCGTCGGATGGTCGAGGTCGACGGCGATGCAAAGCCCTGTTGCGTCAGATGCCACTGCAGAGTCAGCGGGCCGGCGTCGAGGCCTTCGATGGTGAGCTTTTCTCGCAGTAACACGATCGCCGCGATCACTTCATCAGACACGGCGCGAGGGTTGCTGGCCGGGCGTCGAGACCGCGGATCCACCGCTTCCAAACCGCCCCGCTGGTAGCGACCGACCAGCCGATAAATATGTTGCCGCGACATGCCATAGACCCGGGCTGCCGCGCTCACCGACAGATGACCACTAACGACTTCAAGGACGACCACACGCGCTTTGGACATCCACCATGACTGTCAC from the Mycobacterium lentiflavum genome contains:
- a CDS encoding IS481 family transposase — its product is MSKARVVVLEVVSGHLSVSAAARVYGMSRQHIYRLVGRYQRGGLEAVDPRSRRPASNPRAVSDEVIAAIVLLREKLTIEGLDAGPLTLQWHLTQQGFASPSTSTIRRILHHHGLIVPAPRKRPKSSYHRFAAEQPNECWQSDFTHWSLADGSGVEILNWLDDHSRFLLATTAYRRVGGSDVVASFTTTATHYGLPASTLTDNGSVYTSRFTHGYNDFERLLASLGITQKNGHPGHPQTQGKIERFHQTLKRWLAPRPRPATVAAMQTLLDDFTVIYNTQRTHRALPAATTPAQAYTARPKASPPHSPTGHFRIRHDTVDQFGKLTLRHGSHLHHLGIGRTHAGIAVLILVTTNTVTVISKSQHRVLSSHHIDPAANYWRNQNKNPGRWPGNL
- the pgm gene encoding phosphoglucomutase (alpha-D-glucose-1,6-bisphosphate-dependent); this translates as MANPRAGQPAQPEDLVDLSHLVTAYYTIQPDPDDVAQQVAFGTSGHRGSALGGAFNEAHILAITQAIVEYRAAHGTTGPLFIGRDTHGLSEPAWASALEVLAANDVVAMIDSADRYTPTPAVSHAILSYNRGRSDALADGIVVTPSHNPPYDGGFKYNPPNGGPADTDATNAIAKRANEILSSGEGVKRVPLARALPTTQRHDYMDAYVADLPNVVDLDVIRKAGIRIGADPLGGASVDYWAAIAERHNLDLTVVNPLVDATWRFMTLDHDGKIRMDCSSPNAMAGLIANRDRYQIATGNDADSDRHGIVTPDAGLMNPNHYLAAAIDYLYTHRPSWPAGIAVGKTAVSSSIIDRVVAGIERKLVEVPVGFKWFVDGLIGGTIGFGGEESAGASFLRRDGSVWTTDKDGITLALLASEILAVTGSTPSQRYQELADKYGTPYYARVDAPADREQKAQLSKLSPDQVTATELAGEPIIAKLTTAPGNGAALGGLKVTTANAWFAARPSGTEDVYKIYAESFNGPEHLSQVQESAREVVNKVIG
- a CDS encoding MFS transporter, producing MIALGYGVVSPALPTFARTFGVSINAVTFLVTVFSLSRLCFAPVSGLLAQRLGERRVYIGGLLIVAFSTAACAYSQAYWQLLLCRALSGIGSTMFYVSALGLMIHISPADARGRIAGLFTTSFMIGAVGGPAVGGLAAGWGLTAPFVVYGVALLGVAVVLFYSLRNSALAAPPPPTRSTVTMREALRVRAYRSALLSNFATGWSAFGLRIALVPLFLSDVMHCSVGVIGWTLAAFAGGNALAVVPSGYLSDRMGRRTLLIIGLTTSGVATVWLGLVSSLPAFMVAAFVSGATTGIFMSPLQAAVADILGSEARAGLPVAAVQMVTDLGAIVGSMAVGWVAEQLNYGWGFTISGIVLVIAAFGWVVSPETRPVLDLLPAEPELDAA
- the crcB gene encoding fluoride efflux transporter CrcB; translated protein: MARPDYRELGAVFAGGAVGSVARAALSTLAHPDPSTWPWPTFVVNIVGAFLVGYFTTRLLERLPLSSYRRPLLGTGLCGGLTTFSTMLVETLKMLEHGHWLLALAYTVTSIALGLLAAHLATALVRRVRVRS